GGAAGCCGTCAGCCGGTCCCAGGGCGAAAACCTCCTGTAGGCGTGGAAGAAGGTCCAGTTCTTCGCGATGCCCACTTGCGGCTCGCGAGTCGCAACGCCGTCGCGACGGATGATGCGGCTCGCCTGCTCATGGGCGCGCGCCATGTGGTGAATAATCTGGCGGAATTGGCCGAGCTGCCATTTCCGCCGGGGCGGATAGGCGCCCAGCACGTACGCCAGAGCCGCGTACGTGTCCGGCTCGTTGAAGGTATTCCACAACTGCACGCGCTCTTTCAGGGCCGCGACCAGTTTGCCGACGTAGTCCACGAAGGCGGCGACGGTCTGCGGGTTGAGCCATCCGCCGCCGGAATGGATCCACGGCGGATTGGAAAAGTGATGCAACACGACCATGGGCGTGATGCCGGCCGCCCGCAGCCGGTCGAGCACGTCCAAGTAGCGCGCGAGTTCGTGTTGGTTCAGCGGCGCGAACGCCGCGGACTGCAACCGCGACCATTCGATCCCGAAGCGGTAGGAATTCACGCCCAGCCGGGACATCCACTCGATGTCCTCGGGATAGCGGTGGTAGTGGTCGCAGGCAATGCGGCAATCGCCGCCGTCCTGCGCGATGAAATCCGTCCACTCGTTGTCGACGTGGCCTTCCACCTGGGTCGGAGCCGTCGCCGTTCCCCACAAGAAATTCTCGGGAAACTTCAGCCGCCTTGCGTTGGCGGCTCCGCACGTCGTGTTGGCAGAGTGTTCGTGACGATGCATTGCTGTCCAACCAAGCCGAGCGCCGCCTGGAGCGCCCTCGTGCGGTTCCGGGTGTTTGGCCAGACCGAGCGGGGGCCGAAGATCAGGCCCCCCGTCCTGCTGCCCCAGCTACGCCTGTCGTGCGCGAACATCCATCTTCCGACGGACGTCATGCGGCGCGCCGCTCGTCGTGGTGACGGAACCCACCCACTTCCGGCGCCGCGACGACGGCGCCTTGATCGGGGAAGTGCATCGGCCGACGGTGCGCCGCAACCATGGACCCGGACACGTGCCTGTGCCACCGGTGACTATACGCGGCGAAAATAGAAAGTTTACCAGAGCGGAATACACGATGGGAAGATGTTTTGCGGACTGCCGGAGACCGCCCGGGCACCGTGGGCAGCCTGGAAGCGCCTCAGGCCACGGGAACCCCGACGTTCTCTTCCCGGGGGGCCCACGCAACCTCCTGCAGGACGATATGCGTCTGCCAGTCGTACCGGATCAGGGCGAGGCCCTTCTCAGTTTCGATGATCGCGGTATGTTCCTCCCAGTCCC
This genomic window from Terriglobales bacterium contains:
- a CDS encoding family 1 glycosylhydrolase, translating into MHRHEHSANTTCGAANARRLKFPENFLWGTATAPTQVEGHVDNEWTDFIAQDGGDCRIACDHYHRYPEDIEWMSRLGVNSYRFGIEWSRLQSAAFAPLNQHELARYLDVLDRLRAAGITPMVVLHHFSNPPWIHSGGGWLNPQTVAAFVDYVGKLVAALKERVQLWNTFNEPDTYAALAYVLGAYPPRRKWQLGQFRQIIHHMARAHEQASRIIRRDGVATREPQVGIAKNWTFFHAYRRFSPWDRLTASLCHYTFNKFVLDAFLGGGRRQASTFIGLNYYGRVRFHHFSAMIPAGGAPVKRLQDFGFVCDDMMERYPEGLGKILAYFNLRLRLPIYITEHGAASADEQFRERDLLNYLAVLGGAIARGADVRGFYYWSLVDNFEWQFGYSKKFGLLSVDFSDKALPRAMKPLGEIYRQVCRENSIRLSSPDIHSPRPG